One window of the Nocardia terpenica genome contains the following:
- the aroQ gene encoding gamma subclass chorismate mutase AroQ, with amino-acid sequence MRISALVAAVAIACGTTVAVLTPTVDRTAVAHAEAWNGLDGLVGLVLERLNTADAVIAAKWAAAGGHDPVVDDPAREAQVYDSMAREGAGLGLPEPWVRQVFFGQIEANKMVQRGLIARWRFDPSAAPASPPDLAAVRPIIDRVNDEILRQLADHRADLTDTRCPERLAASVFPVFTDGRADPLHEAALVRAVSALCPTP; translated from the coding sequence ATGCGGATATCCGCGCTGGTGGCGGCGGTCGCGATCGCCTGCGGGACGACCGTCGCGGTGCTGACGCCGACCGTCGATCGGACGGCCGTGGCCCACGCTGAGGCGTGGAACGGGCTGGACGGGCTCGTCGGCCTGGTGCTGGAGCGCCTGAACACCGCCGACGCCGTGATCGCCGCCAAGTGGGCGGCCGCCGGCGGCCATGATCCGGTCGTCGACGATCCGGCCCGCGAGGCGCAGGTCTACGACTCGATGGCGCGCGAGGGCGCGGGGCTGGGCCTGCCGGAACCCTGGGTGCGCCAGGTGTTCTTCGGCCAGATCGAGGCCAACAAGATGGTGCAGCGCGGCCTGATCGCGCGCTGGCGCTTCGACCCGTCCGCCGCCCCCGCCTCGCCGCCCGACCTGGCCGCGGTCCGCCCGATCATCGACCGCGTGAACGACGAGATCCTGCGCCAGCTGGCGGACCACCGCGCGGACCTGACCGACACCCGCTGCCCGGAACGCTTGGCCGCGAGCGTCTTTCCCGTCTTCACCGACGGCCGCGCCGACCCCCTACACGAGGCCGCCCTGGTCCGCGCCGTCTCCGCCCTCTGCCCCACCCCCTGA
- a CDS encoding DUF4407 domain-containing protein yields the protein MTALTWLGGAGTEVSDRHERSGYLVTGIVVALFAAASAVVVGLAAHAAHWPLAVTAIAALLTVGVVGAVSRALATASVRLDGTGDATPASLRGSFFRRIDGAAATRIAIAVVTGVIVAELASTVLLGGTVDRQLDERAGRAVDAAPGVLTARDQLDRARADRTALDRIVAQAQADVDQALIVARCEYNPTPQCPQTKITGVPGRGPETQADTAALDDARARLTAAQGRITPLDNRIAERQQDLDRARAAAFTAGDRGLGARWLAMNDYTAGHPGALLLRLATIVAAVAGALLPLLLRRWRGETSLDRHATARAVTDRAEQHADTAIAVARAEARAETEKLRTEQELAAARLTAHADTAIDRERQRRRIVAAIGNIEIGITEPQRRAVAEFEALAALPAADIERKDAPVPDEPPANLPAPVSTVPAKKGGGLELPVIGTVPFTDTAARWIRPMVPSFVTSALDSALDTATSPLRTVRQAFEEAEEITFTLRRTRKVTVDTADSHGGHPEHVPAQALPTDRSAELSPRTGAPELDHRRARELPPGDSRG from the coding sequence ATGACCGCCCTCACCTGGCTCGGCGGCGCCGGTACCGAGGTCAGCGATCGGCACGAGCGCTCCGGATATCTCGTCACCGGCATCGTGGTCGCCCTGTTCGCGGCGGCGTCGGCGGTGGTCGTCGGGCTGGCGGCGCACGCCGCCCACTGGCCACTCGCGGTCACCGCGATCGCGGCCCTGCTCACCGTCGGCGTGGTCGGGGCGGTGTCGCGGGCGCTGGCCACCGCCTCGGTGCGGCTCGACGGCACCGGCGACGCGACACCGGCGTCCTTGCGCGGCAGCTTCTTCCGGCGCATCGACGGCGCGGCCGCGACCCGGATCGCGATCGCGGTGGTGACCGGGGTGATCGTCGCCGAGCTCGCGAGCACGGTCCTGCTCGGAGGCACCGTGGACCGGCAGCTGGACGAGCGCGCCGGGCGGGCCGTCGACGCGGCGCCGGGCGTGCTGACCGCGCGCGACCAGCTGGACCGGGCCCGCGCCGATCGCACCGCGCTCGACCGGATCGTGGCCCAGGCGCAGGCCGATGTCGATCAGGCCCTGATCGTGGCGCGCTGCGAATACAACCCGACCCCGCAGTGCCCGCAAACCAAGATCACCGGCGTGCCCGGGCGCGGCCCCGAGACCCAGGCCGACACCGCGGCGCTCGACGACGCCCGCGCCCGGCTGACCGCCGCCCAGGGCCGAATCACGCCGCTGGACAACCGGATCGCCGAGCGGCAGCAGGACCTGGACCGCGCCCGCGCGGCGGCCTTCACCGCGGGCGATCGCGGGCTCGGCGCGCGTTGGCTGGCCATGAACGACTACACCGCCGGGCACCCGGGCGCCCTGCTGCTGCGGCTGGCGACGATCGTCGCCGCCGTGGCCGGGGCCCTGCTGCCGCTGCTGCTGCGCCGGTGGCGGGGCGAGACCTCGCTGGACCGGCACGCCACCGCCCGGGCCGTGACCGACCGCGCCGAACAGCACGCCGATACCGCCATCGCGGTCGCCCGCGCCGAGGCGCGGGCCGAGACCGAGAAGCTGCGCACCGAACAGGAATTGGCGGCCGCCCGGCTGACCGCGCACGCCGACACCGCCATCGATCGGGAACGGCAACGCCGCCGCATCGTCGCCGCCATCGGCAATATCGAGATCGGCATCACCGAACCGCAGCGCCGCGCGGTGGCCGAATTCGAGGCCCTCGCGGCCCTCCCCGCCGCGGACATCGAGAGAAAGGACGCCCCCGTGCCCGACGAGCCGCCGGCGAATCTGCCCGCCCCGGTTTCGACCGTCCCCGCGAAAAAGGGTGGTGGACTGGAACTTCCGGTCATCGGCACGGTGCCGTTCACCGACACCGCCGCCCGCTGGATCCGCCCGATGGTCCCCTCGTTCGTCACCTCCGCCCTGGACTCCGCCTTGGACACCGCGACCAGCCCGCTGCGCACCGTGCGCCAGGCATTCGAGGAGGCCGAGGAGATCACCTTCACCCTGCGCCGCACCCGCAAGGTCACCGTCGACACCGCGGATTCACACGGCGGGCACCCTGAACACGTCCCCGCGCAGGCCCTGCCCACCGACCGAAGCGCCGAGCTGTCACCCCGCACGGGTGCGCCCGAACTGGACCATCGGCGTGCGCGCGAGCTCCCACCGGGCGACTCCCGGGGGTAA
- a CDS encoding cytochrome P450, translated as MSAVSMPSPSANEPPFDPEDPEFLADPYPTFARLRERGAVHPHPGLGLPIAVSHGAAARVLRDRALGRLWTDAQPADRFPNFNLLHRHSMLESEPPTHTRLRGLVSAAFARGHVDRLRPAVHRRAEAAVDRLRAAIAENGSADLLDHVAAPLPVEVIADLLGVPEPDRARLRPWSNTIVKMYEPHVAESRRDEAECAAAEFVDYLRDLVARRRARPEPGLLSDLVAVTDAGGRLADDESVATAALLLMAGHEATVHTLGNGVLALLRHRDQWLRLVDDPGLAATATEELIRYDPPLQMFSRTAIADTEIAGHRLAPGDRIAALLGAAARDPRVFPDPDRLDIARSPNPHLGFGAGIHYCLGSPLARVEVAAVLLELVRRLPSLELAAEPVRRPEFAIRGLRALAVTA; from the coding sequence ATGAGCGCTGTCTCGATGCCGTCACCCAGCGCGAACGAACCGCCTTTCGATCCGGAGGATCCCGAGTTCCTGGCGGATCCCTACCCCACCTTCGCGCGGCTGCGCGAGCGCGGCGCGGTGCATCCGCACCCTGGGCTCGGCCTGCCGATCGCGGTCTCGCACGGGGCCGCCGCGCGGGTGCTGCGGGATCGGGCGCTCGGACGGCTCTGGACCGATGCGCAACCGGCCGACCGATTTCCCAACTTCAATCTCCTGCACCGTCATTCGATGCTGGAGAGCGAGCCGCCGACGCATACCCGGCTGCGCGGCCTGGTGTCGGCCGCATTCGCCCGCGGCCACGTCGACCGGCTGCGGCCCGCGGTCCACCGGCGTGCCGAGGCCGCGGTCGACCGGCTGCGCGCCGCCATCGCCGAAAACGGTTCGGCCGATCTGCTCGACCACGTCGCGGCGCCGCTGCCGGTGGAGGTGATCGCCGATCTGCTCGGCGTGCCCGAGCCGGATCGCGCTCGGCTGCGGCCGTGGTCGAACACGATCGTCAAGATGTACGAACCCCATGTGGCGGAGTCTCGACGCGATGAAGCCGAGTGCGCCGCGGCGGAATTCGTCGACTATCTGCGCGATCTGGTGGCCCGCCGCCGCGCCCGCCCGGAACCGGGGCTGCTGAGCGATCTGGTGGCGGTCACCGATGCGGGTGGGCGACTCGCCGACGACGAGTCGGTCGCGACCGCGGCGCTGCTGCTCATGGCCGGACACGAGGCGACCGTGCACACCCTCGGCAACGGCGTCCTGGCCCTGCTGCGCCACCGGGATCAGTGGTTGCGGCTCGTCGACGATCCGGGTCTCGCCGCCACCGCGACGGAGGAACTGATCCGTTACGACCCACCGCTGCAGATGTTCTCGCGCACCGCGATCGCCGACACGGAGATCGCCGGGCATCGGCTCGCGCCCGGGGACAGGATCGCCGCACTGCTCGGCGCCGCGGCCCGCGATCCGCGAGTCTTCCCGGATCCCGACCGGCTCGACATCGCGCGCTCGCCGAATCCGCACCTCGGATTCGGCGCCGGGATCCACTACTGCCTCGGATCGCCCTTGGCGCGGGTCGAGGTGGCCGCGGTACTGCTCGAACTGGTCCGGCGGCTGCCATCCCTCGAGCTCGCCGCGGAGCCCGTGCGACGTCCGGAATTCGCGATCCGCGGGCTGCGGGCGCTCGCGGTCACCGCGTAG
- a CDS encoding class I SAM-dependent methyltransferase has product MLGDERVSSAYERNAEFWIHIVRERLDQYQTQLTDPALLASIGSVAGLRVLDAGCGEGYLTRELVRRGAAHGYGVDTCAEFIEAARAHPEYSAASSTFLHADVADLPLADRSVDLVVVNRLPNGIAEPGKRFHEFRRVLDPAGRLILLGMHPCFYAARAERTAANSSDFPIDAYFGVRTVEQNFSVAGTVSPAPSVQSFYSLEAYIGMVTAAGFAITGVREPHPTAAQRRADPWWDENFKRPLFLLLECVPNTALA; this is encoded by the coding sequence ATGCTAGGCGACGAACGAGTGTCCTCGGCCTATGAACGGAACGCGGAGTTCTGGATTCACATCGTGCGCGAGCGGCTCGATCAGTATCAGACCCAGTTGACCGACCCGGCCCTGCTGGCGTCGATCGGATCCGTCGCGGGGCTGCGCGTCCTGGACGCGGGCTGCGGTGAGGGCTATCTGACCCGGGAGCTGGTGCGCCGCGGCGCCGCCCACGGATACGGCGTCGACACCTGCGCGGAGTTCATCGAGGCGGCCCGCGCCCATCCCGAATACTCGGCGGCGTCGAGCACCTTCCTGCACGCCGACGTCGCGGACCTGCCGCTGGCAGACCGCAGCGTGGACCTGGTCGTGGTGAATCGCCTGCCCAACGGAATCGCGGAGCCGGGCAAGCGTTTCCACGAATTCCGGCGGGTGCTCGACCCCGCGGGCCGGTTGATCCTGCTCGGCATGCATCCGTGCTTCTATGCCGCCCGCGCCGAGCGCACCGCGGCCAACTCCTCGGACTTCCCGATCGACGCGTATTTCGGCGTGCGGACCGTCGAGCAGAATTTCAGTGTGGCGGGCACGGTGTCGCCCGCGCCCTCGGTGCAGAGCTTCTACTCGCTGGAGGCGTACATCGGCATGGTGACCGCGGCCGGATTCGCGATCACCGGTGTGCGGGAACCGCATCCGACCGCGGCCCAGCGCCGCGCCGATCCGTGGTGGGACGAGAACTTCAAGCGCCCGCTGTTCCTGTTGCTGGAATGCGTGCCTAACACAGCCCTCGCATAA